In Capsicum annuum cultivar UCD-10X-F1 chromosome 8, UCD10Xv1.1, whole genome shotgun sequence, the genomic window agactacaaagatgtaatcttaagaacccaagagcctattccactcttggacccttaacaccacacacaatggttcacctatctcttacgttgaAACAAGAGGGACCtggatctcccaagcatccaacatttccaagcttgaatccaacacgagtgattccacactcaagttgattttccTAGTTACTATGTTTCGGCCAAGAGGCCATTCTCTCAAGAGAGCgtgtttcaatgttacaactttcaatattcaatcaaaaccaatgactaaaaccctaaatcattctatttatagtgtattacaaataataggtaaaatgaccaaaaggtcccttTAATTAAATGTGACCAAGGGCgcccttggagtgcaagtttagggtCGGTTTTGGTGTGATTCAAGGCCTTCTCCACACTTCACTTGGACTCTTTATTGGACGGGTCCAACGCATTCTCACATACGTGCATCCTCGTGGTCATACCCGTATCAGTAAGGGATATGTCCAGTTTTTAGTATAGGAGTAACCGCTTTGATTTTGAGTCCGTGGAGATTTCTAGTGGCATCAAGTTGCTCTCCGCTACAATTTTTAATCCCTGCATAACAACTTGTAACTCGATTATGTTGTTAGCTGCGTTAGGCATGTCCCTCATACATCCAATAACCCATTCTCTGATCTTTACTATTAATAAGCACACCTGGTGTACCTCCTATCCCATGGTTATCGATGGAAGAACCATCAGTGTTAAGTTTCTTTCTATATGTCTAGCTGCAACTGAACTGTCTTCCAGCAGTTGTTCCATTTTCGATTCTTGTTTGTCCCTTATACGTATCTATATCTTATTAGTATAGAGTTATCCCATTAGATAGTGAAGTCGTTTCTTTTGCAGATACAAACTTGCTTCTGATCCCATTTGGCATTCAACGCGAACTTTTTCACTCCAAAAAAGTGTCCTATTTCCAAGAAAACTAACCTTTCAGCACATTATCAAACCAATGATGTTTACCTTAAGattatttataccaaaaaatCATTCATATTCAAGAATATTGTATCATGAACTTGGTGGGGAAAAAAATTGGATATTTGACTTGGAAGTCAAGGTGTATACACCAACCAACACTATTATCCTAACCAATCAAgtcttcttttgaattttgactTGAAATGTTGTTTTACTCAAAGTCTATATACCAATTGTTACTCTTTCATTCTGGCCAATCAAACTTTTCTGAACTTTAGACTTTTGAGAGGTTTTTGCCGGTCTATACACCAACTAATGctcttatagactcttttaagaGGGGGAGCCCTGGAGAAACCGATTAATAAGTTGCTGTCATGCGACTAGGAGATCAGGATTCAAGCCTTGGAAAACAACCCGTTGCAAAATATAAGGTGAGGCtacgtacaatagacccttgtgatccAGTCCATACCAGGAACccgcgcatagcgggagcttttgCTCACCGGGCTGCCCCTTGCAAAATATAAGTCATGAATTTTCTTCCTTTCTGACTCAATCaaattttgttttcatttgtcTACAGTATGTTTTGCTCTCCGTAGTTACGGTATACCTCCTTGTTTTCTAGCCTTCTCAGCAACAAACTGTGCATTCGGATATAATAGCACTGTAAGGTATATGTCCAGTTTTTAGCAGTCTTTAATTTGAGGTCCTGCAGGTCTAGGAGTGACTTTGGAATAGGACCTTGCAGCTGATTTTGTTTTACAGAAACGAATTCCAATGTATTATTGAACTTGAACTCCTGAATTTTGCCACTGAAAGAGTTATTTCTCAAGTCTAACAATTGTAGAGACGGGAGGGAGAATATAAAGGAAGGTATAGTCCCATTCAAGTAGTTTGATGACAAGTAGAGTAATTGTAGGTTTTGGAGTCCACTTACGTTGGATGGAATCGGACCAGTTAGGGAATTGAATGATAAGTCAAGGTGTTCCAAGTTGGAAAGGTGGAAAACTCTTTCGGGCAATACCCCACGTAACTGCGTGCTTGGAAGCCATAGAGTTGCTAAATAAGATGAGAAATTCAGAGGAATGGTGGAACAGATGCTCACTGAGTCAAGGTGAAGCTTTCTTAATTGGATCAAGTTCTTAAGGAGCGGTTCAAAATTGTAAGACCCAAGTCTAAGACCATACGGATCAACGGTCGATATACTAAGAACTTGTAATTTAGAAAGGTGAGAGATTTCTTCTGGGATTACACCTGTAAAACCTGAATACATCAAATCAAGATGCATCAAGCTAGATAACTCACCAAATTTAGTTGAAATGAGCGACCCGGAAAAGTCATTATGAGACAAATCAAACCATTTGAGATTGGAGAGCTGAAACAGGTTACTGTTGGAATGAGACAAGCAGTCCGCTGCAAAGGAGATCAAGCTCAATCACTTGTCCCATCATCTCGTCGCAATGAATTCCATTCCATGAGCAACAATCTGTGCTCTCGTTCCATGAAAGAGTTTTTGAATTGTAACAACCACCAGAACCATTAGGATTAATGGTAAACATTTGCTTGAATTGTAGAAGAGCAAGAGCTTGATGTTTGGGGCACAAATGAGGTAAGGATGAGGAGAAAACAAGTTGACAAAGAAAGGGATATAGCATTAAAAATAGTGTACAAGTTTTACACAATCCATTGCTTCACTAAAATAGCATAATTTTGATGAGGTATATAGAGTAAAAATTAAGCAAAGAAAAAATCTACTAATATTGCTTTGGAGTAAGCAATTCCACGAAGGTCACCAAGTCATTTTTGGTGAATAGTGTTATATCGAAAAAATAACCGTAACCTTCTCATCACTAGTATATACCATATTAACTGCAAGACATTTCCGTCTAACTATGTAGAATTATTACTGAAATCAAATGGGCTAATATGGAGTGAAGTGAATAGCGAGGATTCATATAGCTTACCTAGACTAGCTTGCGGTTGAAGCTTAGTCATCGCAATTTCGAAGAACAAAAAGAAGCAGACCCTACTAATGCAAGATGCTTTgtgcaccaggctgcccttttttttaagAAGGAAGAAAAGTTTGACGAAGACGACTCGAGTTAATTTGATGGAACCAATTTTCCAAGAACGTGTTTAGAACTTGGAGTGGGGACTTTCCTTGGACCCTACCAGACTGTCAGTTTCTTAAAGGAGAAAGAAAAGTCTACAaatcaattttgatttttagaggtGAGAGAAAGACTCTGGCGAAGACGTTTAAGTCAAGAATTGGAAAAAAGAAACACCTGGAGTTTGATGGAATCAATTTTTCATCAAATGTACCCTACCAATGGAAGACAATTCATGACTCCAGACATGACCTGTTGTTCATATATTTAATACCACTGATTCATTAAGTTCAAGTAGACATATATTTTGACCTTAAATCGGAGTAATCAATTCCAAGAAAGCCACTGTTGTCaattactaaaaaatattttttgactacTAAAATCTACGATTTACTCCGTGATTGTTATTGAAAATTTGCTGTAATTGGATTTCAAATCACTTGATAGTATGAAGTTAAAGTAATTgggaaaaaaaaaatctcaagtcAATGCAGGAATCGTTgctc contains:
- the LOC124886520 gene encoding receptor-like protein Cf-9, translating into MFTINPNGSGGCYNSKTLSWNESTDCCSWNGIHCDEMMGQVIELDLLCSGLLVSFQHLMHLDLMYSGFTGVIPEEISHLSKLQVLSISTVDPYGLRLGSYNFEPLLKNLIQLRKLHLDSVSICSTIPLNFSSYLATLWLPSTQLRGVLPERVFHLSNLEHLDLSFNSLTGPIPSNVSGLQNLQLLYLSSNYLNGTIPSFIFSLPSLQLLDLRNNSFSGKIQEFKFNNTLEFVSVKQNQLQGPIPKSLLDLQDLKLKTAKNWTYTLQCYYIRMHSLLLRRLENKEVYRNYGEQNIL